Proteins from a genomic interval of Zingiber officinale cultivar Zhangliang chromosome 2A, Zo_v1.1, whole genome shotgun sequence:
- the LOC122040384 gene encoding beta-glucosidase 26-like — MDFQRSSLLFRFSSFIVFFLLLTFEPSQASNASHSLSREAFPEGFVFGTAASAYQVEGMALKGGRGPSIWDAFVSIPNTIAGNATADVTVDEYHHYKEDVDIMKDFNFDAYRFSISWSRIFPNGTGKVNWEGVDYYDRLIDYLIQQGITPYANLYHYDLPLALNEEYLGWLSPKIVDAFANYADFCFERFGDRVKNWFTFNEPRCIAALGYDDGLHAPGRCTGCTAGGNSTIEPYIAAHNLILSHAAAVKRYREKYQKEQQGMIGILLDFVWYEPYTYTVQDKAAAQRARDFHIGWFLHPLTYGHYPESMQVIVKERLPKFTEEQAKMVKGSYDYVGVNQYTSYYMKDVGVVDLKPVSYQADWHVEFKYDRDGVPIGPLANSYWLYIVPWGLYKAVTYVKETYRNPVIILAENGMDQPGNATLPEVLQDTTRVNYFKSYITNLKRAMDDGATVIGYFAWSLLDNFEWRLGYTARFGIVYVDFKNEKRFPKNSAYWFKKILQRKSN, encoded by the exons ATGGATTTTCAGAGATCCTCATTACTCTTCCGCTTCTCTTCCTTCATCGTCTTCTTCCTTTTACTCACTTTCGAGCCAAGTCAGGCCTCCAATGCTAGCCATAGTCTCAGCCGCGAAGCCTTCCCAGAGGGATTCGTGTTTGGGACAGCAGCATCTGCTTACCAAGTGGAAGGGATGGCGCTCAAAGGAGGAAGAGGACCCAGTATTTGGGACGCATTCGTTAGTATCCCAA ATACAATCGCCGGCAATGCTACTGCTGATGTTACAGTTGATGAGTACCATCATTATAAG GAAGATGTTGATATCATGAAAGATTTCAATTTTGATGCGTATCGATTCTCAATTTCTTGGAGTCGAATATTTCCAA ATGGAACGGGTAAAGTCAATTGGGAAGGTGTAGATTATTACGATAGACTAATTGATTATTTGATACAACAAG GCATTACTCCATATGCAAATCTTTATCACTACGATCTTCCTTTGGCTCTTAACGAGGAGTACTTGGGTTGGTTAAGCCCAAAGATAGT GGATGCATTTGCGAactatgctgatttttgttttgaGAGATTTGGTGATAGAGTCAAGAATTGGTTCACCTTTAATGAACCTAGGTGTATAGCAGCTCTTGGGTATGATGATGGTCTTCATGCCCCAGGGAGATGTACTGGTTGTACAGCTGGGGGAAACTCGACCATTGAGCCTTATATTGCAGCACATAATCTTATCCTATCTCATGCAGCTGCAGTGAAAAGATATCGTGAAAAATATCAA AAAGAACAACAAGGCATGATTGGAATCCTTTTGGATTTTGTATGGTATGAACCTTATACTTACACAGTGCAAGACAAAGCCGCAGCTCAAAGAGCTAGGGATTTCCACATTGGATG GTTCCTTCACCCTCTAACATATGGACACTATCCAGAATCAATGCAAGTCATTGTCAAAGAAAGACTTCCTAAATTCACTGAAGAACAAGCAAAAATGGTGAAAGGTTCATACGATTATGTAGGGGTCAATCAATATACATCTTACTATATGAAGGATGTCGGAGTGGTTGATCTGAAACCAGTTAGCTATCAAGCTGACTGGCATGTCGAATTCAAAT ACGACCGAGATGGTGTGCCTATTGGTCCCCTG GCTAATTCGTATTGGCTCTACATAGTTCCATGGGGACTCTACAAAGCCGTAACCTATGTGAAGGAAACTTATCGCAATCCCGTCATCATTTTAGCCGAGAATG GAATGGATCAACCAGGAAATGCCACTCTTCCAGAAGTCTTGCAAGATACAACGAGAGTTAACTACTTCAAGAGCTACATTACTAACTTAAAGAGGGCTATGGATGACGGCGCTACGGTGATAGGATATTTTGCATGGTCTCTTCTTGACAACTTTGAATGGAGGTTGGGTTACACAGCGAGATTTGGTATAGTATATGTAGATTTCAAAAATGAGAAGCGATTCCCCAAGAATTCAGCTTATTGGttcaaaaaaattctacaaagGAAGTCAAATTGA